The following coding sequences lie in one Mycobacterium sp. Z3061 genomic window:
- the secA gene encoding preprotein translocase subunit SecA: MLSRLLRLGEGRMVKRLKKVADYVNTLSDDVEKLTDAELRAKTDEFRRRLADEKNPEDLEDLLPEAFAVAREAAWRVLDQRPFDVQVMGAAALHLGNVAEMKTGEGKTLTCVLPAYLNALAGKGVHVVTVNDYLAKRDSEWMGRVHRFLGLDVGVILAQMTPEERRVAYNADITYGTNNEFGFDYLRDNMAHSLDDLVQRGHNFAIVDEVDSILIDEARTPLIISGPADGASNWYTEFARLAPLMQKDTHYEVDLRKRTVGVHEKGVEFVEDQLGIDNLYEAANSPLVSYLNNALKAKELFNRDKDYIVRNGEVLIVDEFTGRVLIGRRYNEGMHQAIEAKEHVEIKAENQTLATITLQNYFRLYDKLAGMTGTAQTEAAELHEIYKLGVVPIPTNKPMVRTDQSDLIYKTEEAKYIAVVDDVSERYEKGQPVLIGTTSVERSEYLSRQFTKRRIPHNVLNAKYHEQEAGIIAEAGRRGGITVATNMAGRGTDIVLGGNVDFLTDKRLRERGLDPVETPEEYEEAWHQELPKVKEEASSEAKEVIEAGGLYVLGTERHESRRIDNQLRGRSGRQGDPGESRFYLSLGDELMRRFNGAALESLLTRLNLPDDVPIEAKMVTRAIKSAQTQVEQQNFEMRKNVLKYDEVMNQQRKVIYAERRRILEGENLKEQAKEMLTDVITAYVNGATSEGYAEDWDLDALWTALKTLYPVGISHESLTHHDADSERDDLTREELLDELLKDADKAYAAREAELEEIAGEGAMRQLERNVLLNVIDRKWREHLYEMDYLKEGIGLRAMAQRDPLVEYQREGYDMFMAMLDGMKEESVGFLFNVSVEAVPAPQVDVAPVEQPEGLAEFATAAASDGGDDEPVRAKEPVSTLRAKGIDDSDGPALTYSGPSEDGSAQVQRNGGGAKTSAGAAAGGSRRERRAAARSQGRGAKPPKSVKKR, from the coding sequence GTGCTGTCGAGATTGCTGCGCCTTGGTGAAGGTCGCATGGTCAAACGCCTCAAGAAGGTGGCCGACTATGTGAACACGTTGTCGGACGACGTAGAAAAGTTGACCGATGCGGAACTGAGGGCCAAGACCGACGAGTTCAGACGGCGACTGGCAGACGAGAAAAACCCGGAGGACCTCGAAGACCTGCTCCCCGAGGCGTTCGCGGTGGCCCGCGAGGCCGCCTGGCGGGTGCTCGACCAGCGCCCGTTCGACGTGCAGGTGATGGGCGCAGCGGCCCTGCACCTGGGCAACGTCGCTGAGATGAAGACCGGTGAGGGCAAGACCCTGACCTGTGTATTGCCGGCCTACCTCAACGCGCTGGCCGGCAAGGGCGTGCACGTCGTCACCGTCAACGACTACCTGGCCAAACGTGACAGCGAGTGGATGGGTCGGGTGCACCGCTTCCTCGGCCTGGACGTCGGCGTCATCCTGGCCCAGATGACGCCGGAGGAACGCCGCGTCGCCTACAACGCCGACATCACCTACGGCACCAACAACGAGTTCGGCTTCGACTACCTGCGCGACAACATGGCGCACTCGCTGGACGACCTGGTGCAGCGCGGGCACAACTTCGCCATCGTCGACGAGGTCGACTCCATCCTGATCGACGAGGCCCGTACGCCGCTGATCATCTCCGGGCCGGCCGACGGTGCGTCCAACTGGTACACCGAGTTCGCCCGGCTGGCGCCGCTGATGCAGAAGGACACCCACTACGAGGTGGACCTGCGCAAGCGCACGGTGGGCGTGCACGAGAAGGGCGTGGAGTTTGTCGAGGACCAGCTCGGCATCGACAACCTCTACGAGGCGGCCAATTCTCCGCTGGTCAGCTACCTCAACAACGCGCTGAAGGCCAAGGAGCTGTTCAACCGCGACAAGGACTACATCGTTCGCAACGGTGAGGTCCTCATTGTCGACGAGTTCACCGGACGCGTGCTGATCGGTCGCCGCTACAACGAGGGCATGCACCAGGCCATCGAGGCCAAGGAACACGTCGAGATCAAGGCCGAGAACCAGACGCTGGCCACCATCACACTGCAGAACTACTTCCGGCTCTACGACAAGCTGGCCGGCATGACCGGTACCGCCCAGACCGAGGCGGCCGAGCTGCACGAGATCTACAAGCTGGGCGTGGTGCCGATCCCGACCAACAAGCCGATGGTCCGCACCGACCAGTCCGACCTGATCTACAAGACTGAAGAGGCCAAGTACATCGCCGTGGTCGACGACGTCTCGGAGCGTTACGAGAAGGGCCAGCCGGTCCTGATCGGCACCACCAGCGTCGAGCGCTCGGAGTACCTGTCGCGCCAGTTCACCAAGCGGCGCATTCCGCACAACGTCCTCAACGCCAAGTACCACGAGCAGGAGGCCGGCATCATCGCCGAGGCCGGCCGGCGTGGCGGCATCACCGTGGCCACCAACATGGCCGGCCGCGGTACCGACATCGTGCTGGGCGGCAACGTCGACTTCCTCACCGACAAGCGGTTGCGCGAGCGCGGTCTGGACCCGGTGGAGACGCCCGAGGAATACGAAGAGGCCTGGCACCAGGAGCTGCCCAAGGTCAAAGAGGAAGCGAGCTCGGAGGCCAAGGAGGTCATCGAGGCCGGCGGCCTGTACGTGCTGGGCACCGAGCGCCACGAGTCCCGCCGTATCGACAACCAGCTGCGCGGCCGGTCCGGCCGCCAGGGCGACCCGGGGGAGTCGCGGTTCTACCTGTCGCTGGGTGACGAGCTCATGCGCCGCTTCAACGGCGCGGCGCTGGAAAGCCTGCTGACCCGGCTGAATCTGCCCGACGACGTCCCGATCGAAGCCAAGATGGTCACTCGCGCCATCAAGAGCGCGCAGACCCAGGTCGAGCAGCAGAACTTCGAGATGCGCAAAAACGTCCTGAAGTACGACGAGGTGATGAACCAGCAGCGCAAGGTCATCTACGCCGAGCGCCGCCGCATCCTCGAGGGGGAGAACCTCAAGGAGCAGGCCAAGGAAATGCTGACTGACGTCATCACCGCGTACGTAAACGGTGCGACGAGTGAGGGCTACGCCGAGGACTGGGACCTGGACGCATTGTGGACGGCGCTCAAGACGCTGTACCCGGTAGGCATCAGCCACGAGAGCCTCACTCACCACGACGCGGACTCCGAGCGCGACGACCTGACCCGCGAGGAACTCCTCGACGAACTGCTCAAGGATGCCGACAAGGCTTATGCCGCAAGGGAAGCCGAGTTGGAGGAGATCGCAGGCGAGGGCGCGATGCGCCAACTGGAGCGCAATGTGCTGCTCAACGTGATCGACCGGAAGTGGCGTGAGCACCTCTACGAGATGGACTACCTCAAGGAGGGCATCGGGCTGCGCGCGATGGCCCAGCGGGACCCGCTGGTGGAGTACCAGCGCGAAGGCTACGACATGTTCATGGCCATGCTGGACGGCATGAAGGAGGAGTCGGTCGGCTTCCTGTTCAACGTCAGCGTGGAGGCGGTCCCGGCACCTCAGGTCGACGTCGCGCCGGTCGAACAGCCGGAAGGGTTGGCCGAATTCGCCACCGCTGCCGCTTCCGACGGCGGCGACGACGAGCCGGTGCGGGCGAAGGAGCCGGTAAGTACGTTGCGCGCCAAGGGAATCGACGACAGCGACGGGCCCGCCCTCACCTATTCCGGTCCGTCCGAGGACGGTTCGGCGCAGGTGCAGCGCAACGGCGGCGGGGCCAAGACCTCCGCCGGCGCCGCCGCGGGCGGCAGCCGCCGGGAACGGCGGGCCGCGGCGCGAAGCCAGGGCCGCGGCGCCAAGCCGCCGAAATCGGTGAAGAAGCGCTAG
- a CDS encoding ATP-binding cassette domain-containing protein: MTALVHAIDVSRRVGTRQILQKLSLRIEPGELVAIAGGSGAGKTTLLKILAGLQPPTGGAVSHNVAGEGAGRKAGVGYVPQDDIIHLEMPLRRTLRYAARLRLPAGTTAGEADRAVEQVMKDLDLTDRAEVPVRSLSGGQRKRASIAVELLTRPRLFFLDEPTSGLDPSTAADVMRLLRGLSRRGVTVVLTTHEPAGIDQCDRVIFLARDGRLAFNGSPANARRHFGVHNLADVYDRLVGDYIPMVEPIAHRTGATTPAGPEIKRPNAFRQWWLLTRRNADVLVRNRLTLAVLLGSPVLVTAMMATLFRRGAFDPGGAGDVGPAQIVFWIAFDGFFFGLTYGLLQIVGEIAVFRRERLAGLSVAAYVASKVTALLPVLAAVSAVLLLVLRGLGRLPAAGWHVYALLFATMVIEATSALALGLLASAAVHNAAQAALALPMLCFPQVLFGGAIVPVDKMALPGRLMSLGLSNRHAFEALGRDLNLDRFTTTMPAMSGYRETFSGGTGGSLLALGCFAVALTLATVWVLDRRSGVRSAG; the protein is encoded by the coding sequence ATGACCGCACTAGTACATGCCATCGATGTGAGCCGACGGGTCGGCACACGACAAATCCTGCAGAAACTGTCGCTCCGCATAGAACCGGGGGAGCTGGTCGCCATCGCCGGTGGCAGCGGAGCGGGAAAGACCACTCTGCTGAAAATCCTTGCGGGACTGCAGCCGCCGACCGGCGGGGCGGTCTCGCACAACGTGGCAGGAGAAGGCGCCGGGCGAAAAGCAGGTGTCGGCTACGTGCCCCAGGACGACATCATCCACCTCGAAATGCCGCTCCGCCGCACGCTGCGCTACGCGGCGCGGCTCCGACTGCCGGCGGGCACCACGGCCGGCGAGGCGGACCGTGCGGTCGAGCAGGTCATGAAGGATCTCGACCTGACCGACCGGGCCGAGGTGCCGGTGCGTTCGCTGTCCGGCGGCCAGCGCAAGCGCGCCAGCATCGCCGTCGAACTGCTGACCCGCCCGCGCCTGTTCTTCCTCGACGAACCGACCTCCGGGCTCGACCCCTCGACGGCGGCCGACGTGATGCGGCTGCTGCGCGGCCTGAGTCGGCGCGGGGTGACGGTCGTGCTCACCACGCATGAGCCGGCCGGCATCGATCAGTGTGACCGGGTGATCTTTCTGGCCCGCGACGGCCGTCTCGCATTCAACGGCAGCCCGGCGAACGCACGCCGGCATTTCGGGGTGCACAACCTGGCCGACGTATATGACCGACTGGTCGGTGACTACATCCCGATGGTCGAGCCGATCGCACACCGGACGGGTGCGACGACGCCCGCCGGCCCGGAAATCAAGCGCCCGAACGCCTTTCGGCAGTGGTGGCTGCTGACGCGCCGCAATGCCGACGTGCTGGTCCGCAACCGGCTGACCCTGGCGGTGCTGCTCGGTTCACCGGTACTGGTCACGGCCATGATGGCGACGCTGTTCCGGCGCGGGGCGTTCGACCCCGGTGGCGCCGGCGATGTCGGCCCGGCCCAGATCGTCTTCTGGATCGCGTTCGACGGCTTCTTCTTCGGCCTCACCTACGGTTTGCTGCAAATCGTCGGGGAGATCGCCGTGTTCCGGCGGGAACGCCTTGCCGGGCTCAGCGTGGCGGCCTACGTGGCGTCCAAGGTCACCGCCTTGCTGCCGGTGCTGGCCGCGGTGAGCGCGGTGCTGCTGCTCGTGCTGCGGGGTCTGGGCCGGTTGCCGGCCGCCGGATGGCATGTCTACGCCCTGCTGTTCGCGACGATGGTGATCGAAGCGACCTCCGCGCTGGCCCTCGGCCTGCTCGCCTCCGCCGCGGTGCACAACGCCGCTCAGGCGGCGCTCGCGCTGCCCATGCTGTGCTTCCCACAGGTGTTGTTCGGCGGCGCCATCGTCCCCGTCGACAAGATGGCCCTGCCGGGGCGGTTGATGAGCCTCGGCCTGTCCAACCGCCATGCGTTCGAAGCGCTAGGGCGCGATCTGAACCTGGACCGGTTCACCACCACGATGCCGGCCATGTCCGGCTACCGGGAGACGTTCAGCGGAGGCACCGGTGGAAGCCTGCTGGCGCTGGGCTGCTTCGCGGTCGCACTCACGCTGGCCACGGTGTGGGTACTGGACCGCAGGTCCGGCGTCAGGTCGGCCGGCTGA
- the mddA gene encoding methanethiol S-methyltransferase: MKRYLTICYGTLSYLVFLVAFLYAVGFVGAILVPRNVNTGISAPLWQALLINSALLGLFGVQHSVMARPAFKRWWTRWVPTTIERSTYVLLASSVLLVLYWQWRSMPVHVWEVRQPAGRWVIWVLFWVGWATVLASTFMINHFDLFGLRQVYLAWRGNPYNDLGFRTHLLYRLVRHPIMLGFLVAFWAAPTMTAGHLLFAIGTTAYILIALQLEERDLTAQLGEQYRDYRRRVPMLVPRVRRSADVQGYHQPSAGR, translated from the coding sequence ATGAAACGCTATCTGACAATCTGTTACGGCACCCTGAGCTACCTGGTGTTCCTGGTCGCCTTCCTGTACGCCGTCGGCTTCGTCGGCGCAATCCTGGTGCCGCGCAACGTAAACACCGGAATCAGCGCACCCTTGTGGCAGGCGCTGCTGATCAATTCGGCGCTGCTCGGCCTGTTCGGCGTGCAGCACAGTGTGATGGCCCGTCCGGCGTTCAAACGCTGGTGGACTCGATGGGTGCCGACGACGATCGAGCGCAGCACCTATGTGTTGCTGGCCAGTTCGGTGCTGCTGGTGCTCTACTGGCAGTGGCGCAGCATGCCGGTGCATGTCTGGGAGGTGCGGCAACCGGCCGGGCGCTGGGTGATTTGGGTGTTGTTCTGGGTCGGATGGGCGACGGTGTTGGCCTCGACCTTCATGATCAATCATTTCGACCTGTTCGGGTTGCGGCAGGTCTATCTCGCCTGGCGAGGGAATCCATACAACGACTTGGGTTTTCGCACTCATCTGCTCTACCGGTTGGTGCGTCACCCGATCATGCTCGGCTTTCTGGTGGCGTTCTGGGCGGCGCCGACGATGACAGCGGGGCACCTGCTGTTCGCCATCGGTACCACGGCCTACATCCTGATCGCCCTGCAGCTGGAAGAGCGCGACCTGACGGCGCAGCTCGGCGAGCAGTACCGCGACTACCGTCGCCGGGTTCCGATGCTGGTTCCCCGCGTCCGGCGATCAGCCGATGTGCAGGGCTACCACCAGCCATCGGCCGGGAGGTAG
- the hpf gene encoding ribosome hibernation-promoting factor, HPF/YfiA family, producing the protein MPRLTADSEQVLDAAGTEDQAEPTANAEIVFKGRNVEIPDHFRVYVSQKLARCERFDKTIYLFDVELDHERNRRQRKACQRIEITARGRGPVVRGEACADSFYAALESAVAKLENRLRRGKDRRKVHYGDKTPVSLAEATAVLPPPEKAFNAEPADAHDHLGAEPDRKDHKDHQPGKVVRTKEHPAKPMSVDDALYEMELVGHDFFLFFDKETERPSVVYRRHAYDYGLIRLA; encoded by the coding sequence ATGCCAAGGCTTACCGCGGATTCCGAGCAGGTTCTCGATGCAGCCGGAACCGAAGACCAGGCCGAACCGACGGCCAACGCCGAGATCGTGTTCAAAGGGCGCAACGTCGAGATACCCGATCATTTCCGTGTCTACGTTTCACAGAAGCTCGCCCGCTGCGAGCGGTTCGACAAGACCATCTACCTTTTCGACGTCGAGCTTGACCATGAGCGCAACCGCCGCCAACGCAAGGCCTGTCAGCGCATAGAGATCACCGCCCGCGGTCGCGGCCCGGTCGTGCGCGGCGAGGCTTGCGCCGACAGTTTCTATGCGGCGCTGGAATCAGCCGTCGCCAAGCTGGAGAACCGGCTGCGCCGTGGCAAAGATCGCCGCAAGGTGCATTACGGCGACAAGACGCCGGTGTCGTTGGCCGAGGCCACCGCGGTGCTGCCGCCGCCGGAGAAGGCGTTCAACGCCGAACCGGCCGATGCGCACGATCACCTGGGCGCCGAGCCGGACCGCAAGGACCATAAAGACCACCAGCCGGGCAAGGTGGTGCGCACCAAGGAGCACCCGGCCAAGCCGATGTCGGTCGACGACGCGCTCTACGAGATGGAGCTCGTCGGGCACGACTTCTTCCTGTTCTTCGACAAGGAGACCGAGCGGCCGTCGGTGGTTTATCGCAGGCACGCCTACGACTACGGCCTGATCAGATTGGCCTGA
- a CDS encoding alkaline phosphatase D family protein — translation MALLLGPALRHVSDTTALVWVQTDSAATVQVLGGSARTFAVQDHHYALVTVTGLTPDTVTEYDVRCNGEVVWPLPDSTFPPSVIRTRGPESTHRLRAIFGSCRYPKTDDSSIESKLGFDALDVYAARMATQPTEDWPEALILLGDQLYADELTPEARRRLAGRRGRAKRAKRPPDEVVSFTEYERLYRHSWSDPEIRWLMSTVPTAMIFDDHDIRDDWNTSSSWRADMQEKPWWRDRIRAGLASYWVYQHLGNLSPAELAADEDYRRLLATDGDCWPHLVELADRADAEVDGNKGVRFSYRWDFGRSRLIMIDSRNGRILDSGQRMMIGEHEFDWVQSQVCDGLDELDHLMLATSVPWLMPPALGDLEAVNERNADRPGLPGRLAEKTRQAVDFEHWPAFHKSFERLAELIRSVAGHSTGPATVNVLSGDVHHSYAARAEWAGESGEQAAVHQLVCSPVNNYVPLFVKPVFTLAWTRPAAKLARWWARLRHVPAPPLSWVNTCGPLFGNTIATLLVDGRGAEVLFEQPRGADALDEVGRVRLSRPT, via the coding sequence ATGGCACTCTTGCTCGGCCCGGCGTTGCGGCACGTGTCCGATACGACCGCGCTGGTGTGGGTCCAAACCGACAGTGCGGCAACGGTGCAGGTACTGGGCGGATCGGCCCGGACGTTCGCCGTGCAGGATCACCACTACGCGCTGGTGACGGTGACCGGGCTGACTCCGGACACGGTCACCGAATACGACGTCAGGTGCAACGGCGAAGTGGTTTGGCCGCTGCCGGATTCAACGTTCCCGCCGAGCGTCATCCGGACCCGGGGGCCGGAATCCACCCATCGGCTGCGGGCGATCTTCGGATCGTGCCGGTACCCCAAGACCGACGACTCGAGCATCGAGTCGAAACTCGGGTTCGACGCGCTGGACGTGTACGCCGCCCGGATGGCCACCCAGCCGACCGAAGACTGGCCCGAGGCGCTCATCCTGCTCGGCGACCAGTTGTACGCGGATGAGCTGACACCAGAGGCGCGGCGACGGCTGGCCGGCCGCCGCGGCCGGGCCAAGCGGGCCAAGCGTCCCCCGGACGAGGTGGTGAGTTTCACCGAATATGAACGGCTGTACCGTCATTCGTGGAGCGACCCCGAGATCAGGTGGCTGATGTCCACGGTTCCCACCGCGATGATCTTCGACGACCACGACATCAGGGACGACTGGAACACGTCGTCTTCCTGGCGGGCCGACATGCAGGAGAAACCGTGGTGGCGCGACCGGATCAGAGCCGGGCTGGCCTCTTACTGGGTGTATCAGCACCTGGGCAACCTGAGCCCGGCTGAGCTGGCCGCGGACGAGGACTACCGGCGCCTGCTGGCGACCGACGGTGACTGCTGGCCACACCTGGTCGAGCTGGCCGACCGCGCCGACGCAGAGGTGGACGGCAACAAGGGCGTTAGGTTCAGCTACCGATGGGATTTCGGCCGTAGCCGGCTCATCATGATCGACTCACGCAACGGCCGGATCCTGGACTCGGGCCAACGCATGATGATCGGCGAGCACGAGTTCGACTGGGTGCAGTCACAGGTCTGCGACGGCCTCGACGAATTGGACCACCTGATGCTGGCCACGTCGGTGCCCTGGCTGATGCCGCCCGCCCTCGGAGACTTGGAAGCGGTCAACGAACGCAACGCCGACCGGCCCGGGCTGCCCGGCAGGCTTGCCGAAAAGACGCGCCAGGCAGTGGATTTCGAACACTGGCCGGCGTTCCACAAATCGTTCGAACGGCTGGCCGAGCTGATTAGATCGGTGGCCGGTCATTCCACGGGGCCGGCCACCGTCAACGTACTGTCCGGCGACGTGCACCACAGCTACGCCGCGCGCGCCGAGTGGGCCGGTGAGTCGGGTGAGCAGGCCGCGGTGCACCAACTGGTGTGCTCACCGGTGAACAACTACGTGCCGCTGTTCGTCAAGCCGGTGTTCACCCTGGCTTGGACGCGTCCCGCTGCCAAGCTGGCGCGCTGGTGGGCACGCCTGCGCCACGTTCCGGCGCCTCCGCTGTCCTGGGTGAACACCTGCGGTCCCCTGTTCGGCAACACCATCGCCACCCTGCTGGTGGACGGCCGCGGCGCCGAGGTGCTGTTCGAGCAGCCCCGCGGCGCCGACGCGCTGGACGAAGTGGGTAGGGTGCGGCTCAGCCGGCCGACCTGA
- a CDS encoding HD domain-containing phosphohydrolase: protein MEHMLRSTLIATRVADRMGLDAGQRATVYYANLVGWIGCHADSHELSALFGDDIAFRADTYGVDMAGLPFLRLMVSHVGRGLPAWERGLRSAAFLLTARNQVASLISSHCSSAGVLSDRIGLDSEVGAALAYIFERWDGRGMPNGARGEDIPLEIHIVHLADVIEVHLRTGGLDHAVETARSRRGTQFSPAVADVFTRDAAAIVDGLLEIDVWTAALAQAPDRDRIIGADEINELLRAMADFVDLKCPCSPGYSRGVADLAAAAARHCRMPPADITRLYRAGLVQGLGRLGVSNQIWEKKGPLSTAEWERVRMYPYLTGRILSRIDGLESVVSVATKHEERIDGSGFPRSLSGNELTPQDRLLAAVVAYRQLLEPRPQRAALDPDAAAAELRREARGGRLDADSVEAVLAAAGHRATRRTSWSSGLTAREVEVLRLVAQGRSNREIASQLFIAEKTARNHVERIYTKLGVNNRTQASLAAIDRGMI from the coding sequence ATGGAACACATGCTTCGGTCCACCCTGATCGCAACCCGCGTCGCCGACCGGATGGGTCTGGACGCGGGCCAGCGCGCGACGGTGTACTACGCCAATCTGGTGGGCTGGATCGGTTGTCACGCCGATTCCCATGAACTTTCGGCGCTGTTCGGTGACGACATAGCGTTCCGGGCCGACACCTACGGGGTGGATATGGCCGGCCTGCCGTTCCTGCGTCTGATGGTCAGCCACGTCGGGCGCGGACTGCCCGCGTGGGAACGCGGACTGCGCTCGGCGGCCTTCCTGCTCACCGCCCGCAACCAGGTGGCCAGCCTGATCAGTTCGCACTGCAGTTCGGCCGGGGTGCTCTCCGATCGGATCGGCCTGGACAGCGAGGTGGGGGCGGCGCTGGCCTACATCTTCGAGCGCTGGGACGGCCGGGGAATGCCGAACGGCGCTCGCGGAGAAGACATTCCACTTGAGATCCACATCGTCCACCTGGCCGATGTCATCGAGGTCCATCTGCGCACGGGCGGCCTGGATCACGCGGTCGAGACCGCCCGGTCCCGCCGTGGCACGCAGTTCAGCCCTGCGGTGGCCGATGTGTTCACCCGCGATGCGGCCGCGATCGTCGACGGCCTACTCGAAATAGACGTGTGGACCGCGGCTCTGGCGCAGGCACCCGATCGCGACCGCATCATCGGCGCCGACGAGATCAACGAATTACTCAGGGCGATGGCGGATTTCGTCGATCTGAAATGTCCATGCTCACCGGGCTACTCGCGCGGCGTCGCCGATCTCGCGGCCGCGGCGGCCCGGCACTGCCGCATGCCGCCCGCCGATATCACCCGTCTGTACCGCGCGGGCCTGGTCCAGGGTCTGGGCAGACTGGGTGTGTCCAACCAGATCTGGGAGAAGAAGGGCCCGCTGAGTACGGCCGAATGGGAGCGGGTACGGATGTACCCCTACCTGACCGGCCGGATCCTGAGCCGGATCGACGGCCTGGAGTCGGTGGTGTCGGTGGCCACCAAGCACGAGGAACGTATCGACGGATCGGGCTTTCCCCGTAGCCTTTCCGGCAACGAATTGACCCCTCAGGACCGGCTTCTCGCCGCCGTGGTGGCCTACCGGCAACTGCTCGAACCACGCCCGCAACGGGCCGCCCTCGATCCGGACGCCGCCGCGGCCGAACTGCGCCGGGAGGCGCGCGGCGGACGCCTGGACGCCGACTCGGTGGAAGCCGTGCTGGCCGCGGCCGGGCATCGGGCAACCCGGCGCACCTCATGGTCTTCCGGGCTCACCGCCCGGGAGGTGGAAGTCCTGCGGCTTGTCGCGCAGGGCCGGTCGAACCGTGAAATCGCCAGCCAGTTGTTCATCGCCGAGAAGACCGCGCGCAATCACGTCGAGCGGATCTACACCAAGTTGGGCGTCAACAACCGCACGCAGGCAAGCCTTGCGGCGATCGACCGCGGGATGATTTGA
- a CDS encoding adenylate/guanylate cyclase domain-containing protein, with the protein MVTAIEHNPWDSVLTDGHASLVKARRVFRYLPSAPRCKLCNNPFGGPAGRVLAVAGFSPSRKNPNLCSRCCDALPAGGAEVDVAVLFADVRGSTALGQRGAAKDFAALLNRFYGAATQTLLRHDAVIDKLIGDEVMAFFVRGISGPQYRGHAVAAGLDLLQAVGYGSAEGPWLELGVAVNAGIAYVGNVGDAVVDFTALGDPVNVAARMQQHAAGGELLVAAGVADDRMAMSQRRLLNLRGYALPVEAFALGA; encoded by the coding sequence ATGGTCACGGCGATCGAACACAACCCCTGGGACAGCGTCCTCACCGACGGTCACGCATCGCTGGTCAAGGCACGGCGGGTGTTCCGCTACCTGCCATCGGCGCCGCGATGCAAGCTGTGCAACAACCCGTTCGGCGGCCCCGCCGGCCGGGTTCTCGCCGTCGCCGGGTTCAGTCCCTCGCGCAAGAACCCGAACCTGTGCAGTCGTTGCTGCGACGCGCTGCCGGCGGGCGGCGCCGAGGTGGACGTCGCGGTGCTGTTCGCCGACGTCCGGGGGTCCACCGCGCTGGGTCAGCGCGGCGCGGCCAAAGACTTCGCGGCCCTGCTGAACCGGTTCTACGGGGCCGCGACGCAGACGCTGCTGCGGCACGACGCGGTGATCGACAAACTGATCGGCGACGAGGTGATGGCGTTTTTCGTCCGCGGCATCAGCGGTCCGCAGTACCGGGGCCATGCCGTCGCGGCCGGATTGGACCTGCTGCAAGCGGTCGGTTACGGCAGCGCCGAGGGGCCGTGGCTGGAGTTGGGTGTGGCGGTCAACGCCGGCATCGCGTACGTGGGCAACGTCGGTGACGCCGTCGTCGACTTCACCGCCCTGGGCGATCCGGTCAATGTCGCCGCGCGGATGCAACAGCACGCTGCGGGCGGGGAGTTGCTCGTTGCCGCCGGCGTGGCCGACGACCGCATGGCGATGTCGCAGCGACGCCTGCTGAACCTGCGCGGCTACGCTCTGCCGGTCGAAGCGTTCGCGCTAGGGGCGTGA
- a CDS encoding Rv3235 family protein, translating into MPAGEYRRPAIVCHSPRVPVSDTAVTPVIDYEPPAHPPGPDAPRCRPSSPASVPRPRPRPAPKTPLSPRMRQAAAFADAALRRVLEVIDRRRPAAQLGTVLAPSLVDAVLAVGRATAGTPGAAVLRRMRVQPALGDDAAEVFGSYSRGERVHAIACRVEQLPPGRWLVVALHIG; encoded by the coding sequence ATGCCGGCGGGTGAATACCGCAGACCGGCGATCGTCTGCCACTCTCCACGGGTGCCCGTTTCCGACACCGCCGTAACGCCGGTGATCGACTACGAACCGCCGGCGCACCCGCCCGGCCCTGACGCGCCGCGCTGCCGGCCCTCATCGCCGGCGTCGGTCCCGCGCCCGCGTCCTCGCCCGGCGCCGAAGACGCCGCTGTCGCCACGGATGCGCCAGGCGGCCGCCTTCGCCGACGCCGCGCTGCGCCGCGTGCTGGAGGTCATCGACCGGCGCCGCCCGGCCGCCCAACTCGGCACGGTGCTGGCGCCGTCACTGGTCGACGCGGTGCTGGCGGTCGGCCGGGCCACGGCCGGGACGCCCGGCGCCGCGGTGTTGCGCCGGATGCGGGTCCAGCCTGCCCTCGGTGACGACGCCGCCGAGGTATTCGGCTCGTACAGTCGCGGCGAGCGGGTCCACGCGATCGCCTGCCGGGTGGAGCAGCTACCTCCCGGCCGATGGCTGGTGGTAGCCCTGCACATCGGCTGA